The Sphingomonas sp. So64.6b genome includes a region encoding these proteins:
- the hslU gene encoding ATP-dependent protease ATPase subunit HslU, with product MNDALTPKAIVAALDEHIIGQRDAKRAVAVALRNRWRRQRLGADLRDEVSPKNILMIGPTGCGKTEISRRLAKLADAPFIKVEATKFTEVGYVGRDVEQIARDLVEEAVRLEKERRRVAVKDKAEEAAMIRLLDALTGKGASEATREAFRQRMADGHLDNTEIEIELEAQTQMPFEVPGQMGMINLSEMMGKALGGNQLKRRKLTVPNAWEKLVEEEADKRLDQEEVSRTALADAEANGIVFLDEIDKIAVSEQRGGASVSREGVQRDLLPLIEGTTVATKYGPMKTDHILFIASGAFHVAKPSDLLPELQGRLPIRVELKALTEADFVAILSDTKASLPQQYKALIATEGVTVNFTEDGIAAVAKIAAEVNGEIENIGARRLQTVMEKLLEEVSFTAEDRSGETVVVNAAYVESQLASIARNTDLSRFVL from the coding sequence ATGAACGACGCACTCACCCCCAAAGCCATTGTCGCCGCACTCGACGAGCACATCATCGGCCAGCGCGACGCCAAGCGCGCGGTTGCGGTCGCGCTGCGCAATCGCTGGCGCCGTCAGCGCCTCGGCGCCGATCTGCGCGATGAGGTATCCCCGAAGAACATTCTGATGATCGGCCCGACCGGCTGCGGCAAGACCGAGATCAGCCGCCGTCTCGCCAAGCTTGCCGACGCGCCGTTCATCAAGGTCGAGGCGACCAAGTTCACCGAGGTCGGCTATGTCGGCCGCGACGTCGAGCAGATCGCGCGCGACCTGGTCGAGGAAGCGGTGCGCCTGGAAAAGGAACGTCGCCGTGTCGCGGTCAAGGACAAGGCCGAAGAAGCGGCGATGATCCGCCTGCTCGACGCGCTGACCGGCAAAGGCGCGAGCGAGGCGACGCGCGAGGCGTTTCGCCAGCGCATGGCCGACGGGCATCTCGACAATACCGAGATCGAGATCGAACTCGAAGCGCAAACGCAGATGCCGTTCGAAGTGCCCGGCCAGATGGGCATGATCAATTTGAGCGAGATGATGGGCAAGGCGTTGGGCGGCAATCAGCTCAAGCGCCGCAAGCTTACCGTGCCCAATGCATGGGAGAAACTGGTCGAGGAAGAGGCCGACAAAAGGCTCGACCAGGAGGAGGTCAGCCGCACCGCGCTGGCCGATGCCGAGGCGAACGGCATCGTCTTCCTCGATGAGATCGACAAGATCGCGGTCAGCGAACAACGCGGCGGGGCGAGCGTCAGCCGCGAGGGCGTACAGCGCGACCTGTTGCCGCTGATCGAGGGCACGACCGTCGCGACCAAATATGGGCCGATGAAGACCGACCATATCCTGTTCATCGCCAGCGGCGCTTTTCATGTCGCCAAGCCGAGCGACCTGCTGCCCGAACTGCAGGGCCGTTTGCCGATCCGGGTCGAACTGAAAGCGTTGACCGAGGCGGATTTCGTCGCGATCCTGAGCGACACCAAGGCGTCGCTGCCGCAGCAATATAAGGCGCTGATCGCGACCGAGGGCGTGACCGTCAACTTCACCGAAGACGGCATCGCCGCCGTCGCCAAGATCGCGGCGGAAGTGAATGGCGAGATCGAGAATATCGGTGCGCGCCGGCTGCAGACGGTGATGGAGAAATTGCTTGAGGAAGTGAGCTTCACCGCCGAGGACCGCAGCGGCGAGACGGTGGTGGTCAATGCCGCTTATGTCGAAAGCCAGTTGGCGAGCATTGCGCGCAATACGGATCTGTCGCGGTTCGTGCTGTAG
- a CDS encoding alpha/beta hydrolase, whose product MSIWIKLLIAIVAIVAALGLILLFASPPGVLNFINSHTPGDGNAEQVADGVAYGTDPAQKLDVWAPRQRADATPLPVVIFYYGGGWVKGSRGEYGFAGRAFAAQGFIAVLPDYRLVPGVRFPVFVQDSALAVKWVRDTIARYGGDPKRITLSGHSAGAYNAAMLALDRHWLTDIGVDPGIVRAAALLAGPYDFYPFEKKRSIDAMSHWPRLLETQPIQFARKDAPPLWLAAGTADDVVRPYNAEHLAKRLKELGAPVTLRLYPGQSHNDLVMGLSKPFRSRSPTLKESSDFLKANSH is encoded by the coding sequence ATGTCGATCTGGATCAAATTGCTGATCGCCATCGTCGCCATCGTGGCGGCGCTCGGCTTGATCCTGCTCTTCGCCTCACCGCCGGGCGTGCTCAACTTCATCAATTCGCACACCCCGGGCGACGGCAATGCCGAACAGGTCGCGGACGGCGTCGCCTATGGCACCGACCCGGCGCAGAAGCTCGATGTCTGGGCACCCCGGCAACGCGCCGACGCCACACCCCTTCCGGTGGTGATCTTCTATTATGGCGGCGGCTGGGTGAAAGGATCGCGCGGCGAATATGGCTTTGCCGGCCGCGCCTTTGCCGCGCAGGGTTTCATCGCGGTGCTTCCCGATTACCGGCTGGTGCCCGGCGTGCGCTTCCCCGTGTTCGTCCAGGACAGCGCGCTTGCGGTCAAATGGGTGCGCGACACTATCGCGCGCTATGGCGGCGATCCGAAACGGATCACTTTGTCCGGCCATTCGGCGGGCGCCTATAATGCCGCGATGCTCGCGCTCGACCGGCACTGGCTGACCGATATCGGTGTCGATCCCGGCATCGTCCGCGCCGCCGCGCTGCTTGCCGGACCGTATGACTTCTACCCGTTCGAAAAGAAGCGCAGCATCGATGCGATGAGCCACTGGCCACGCCTGCTCGAAACGCAGCCGATCCAGTTCGCGCGCAAGGATGCGCCGCCTTTATGGCTCGCCGCCGGCACCGCCGATGATGTCGTACGGCCCTATAATGCCGAACATCTCGCGAAACGGCTGAAAGAACTGGGCGCGCCGGTGACACTCCGGCTCTACCCCGGACAGAGTCACAATGATCTGGTAATGGGCCTGTCGAAACCGTTTCGGAGCCGCTCACCCACGCTCAAGGAAAGCAGCGATTTCCTGAAAGCGAATTCGCACTGA
- the hslV gene encoding ATP-dependent protease subunit HslV yields the protein MSDTMTWHGTTILSVRRNGKVVVAGDGQVSMGQTVMKPNAKKVRRLGDGSVIGGFAGATADAFTLFERLERKLEQHHGQLLRAAVELAKDWRTDKYLRNLEAMMIVADKEVTLILTGNGDVLEPEAGVAAIGSGGNYALAAARALVDYEQDAETICRKAMAIAAEVCVYTNDRLTIETLETA from the coding sequence ATGAGCGATACCATGACGTGGCACGGCACGACAATTCTCTCCGTGCGCCGAAACGGCAAAGTCGTCGTCGCGGGCGATGGCCAGGTCTCGATGGGTCAGACCGTGATGAAACCCAATGCGAAGAAGGTCCGCCGTCTCGGCGATGGATCAGTGATCGGCGGCTTTGCCGGCGCGACCGCCGATGCCTTCACCTTGTTCGAACGCCTCGAACGCAAACTCGAACAGCACCACGGGCAATTGCTCCGTGCCGCGGTCGAGCTGGCCAAGGACTGGCGCACTGACAAATATCTGCGCAACCTGGAGGCGATGATGATCGTCGCCGACAAGGAAGTGACGCTGATCCTGACCGGCAATGGCGATGTGCTGGAGCCGGAGGCCGGGGTCGCGGCGATCGGGTCGGGCGGCAATTACGCCCTCGCCGCCGCTCGCGCGCTGGTCGATTACGAACAGGATGCCGAGACGATCTGCCGCAAGGCGATGGCGATTGCGGCTGAGGTCTGCGTTTACACTAATGACCGGCTGACGATTGAGACGTTGGAAACGGCCTGA
- a CDS encoding Yip1 family protein, translating to MATQLPEDNGSTGMVDRIKRLLMTPAAEWDRIDSEPMTVKGIFTGWVVPLAAIGPVAALIGSLVFGYGAYGITYRPSITSALTTAVIGYALALGSTYVLALIIDALAPSFGATKNPVSAMKVAAFSATAGWLAGIFQILPALMILGLLGLYSLYLLWIGLPKLMKAPADKAVPYVLITMVVAVVVFIVVGTIAGAVSAQIARPLISASTGTTSGTVNVPGMGSVDLGKIEEAGKKMEAATARMQANAASGKTDAVPAAALQAMLPASIAGFARGDTESTSGGASGIGASTAQGKYSAGDQHFTLSVADMSALGALATLGGALNVQSNKQTSTGYEKTEMVGGAMVTEKWDSAEKRGKYETMAASRFLVSAEGNVTDIATLKQAVAAVDASKLAALAP from the coding sequence ATGGCGACGCAGCTTCCAGAAGATAATGGTTCGACGGGAATGGTGGACCGGATCAAGCGACTGTTGATGACACCCGCCGCCGAATGGGACCGGATCGACAGCGAACCGATGACGGTCAAGGGCATCTTCACCGGCTGGGTGGTGCCGCTCGCGGCGATCGGCCCGGTGGCGGCGCTGATCGGATCACTCGTGTTCGGCTATGGCGCCTATGGCATCACCTATCGCCCGTCGATCACCAGCGCACTGACCACGGCGGTGATCGGATATGCATTGGCGCTGGGCAGCACCTATGTGCTGGCGCTGATCATCGATGCGCTCGCGCCGAGCTTCGGCGCGACCAAGAACCCGGTGTCCGCGATGAAGGTCGCAGCGTTCAGCGCCACTGCGGGCTGGCTGGCCGGTATCTTCCAGATCCTGCCGGCGCTCATGATCCTCGGCCTGCTCGGCCTGTACAGCCTTTATCTACTGTGGATCGGCCTGCCGAAGCTGATGAAGGCCCCCGCCGACAAGGCCGTGCCCTATGTTCTTATCACCATGGTCGTGGCGGTGGTCGTGTTCATCGTGGTCGGCACGATCGCCGGCGCAGTGTCGGCACAGATCGCGCGGCCGTTGATCAGCGCAAGCACCGGGACGACAAGTGGCACGGTCAACGTGCCGGGCATGGGCAGTGTCGACCTCGGCAAGATCGAGGAGGCGGGCAAGAAGATGGAGGCTGCAACCGCGCGGATGCAGGCCAATGCGGCGAGCGGCAAGACCGATGCGGTGCCGGCGGCGGCGTTGCAGGCGATGCTGCCCGCGTCGATCGCCGGTTTCGCGCGCGGCGATACCGAATCGACCAGCGGCGGCGCCAGCGGCATCGGCGCCAGCACTGCGCAGGGCAAGTATAGTGCAGGCGACCAGCATTTCACCCTGTCGGTGGCCGATATGTCCGCGCTGGGCGCGCTTGCCACGCTTGGCGGTGCGCTGAACGTCCAGTCGAACAAGCAGACCTCGACCGGTTACGAAAAGACCGAGATGGTCGGCGGCGCGATGGTCACCGAGAAATGGGACAGCGCCGAGAAGCGCGGCAAATATGAGACGATGGCCGCGAGCCGCTTCCTCGTCAGCGCCGAGGGCAATGTCACCGATATCGCCACGCTGAAACAGGCGGTCGCGGCGGTTGACGCGAGCAAGCTCGCTGCGTTGGCGCCCTGA